GCCACGCTCTTGCAGCAGTTGCAGGGCGCCGCGCGAATTGCTGCAGCGGGGGTTGTGGTAGATGGTGATGGGGCTCATGCGCGCAGTGTAGGCACAGCGCATTTACCTTGCACGCAAGGTGCGGCTGAGCAAAATCACCGGCACCAGGCCCACGGCCACCAGCGCCAGCGAGGGCAGTGCGGCCTCGCCCAGGCGCTCGTCGCGCGCCAGCTGGTAGGCGACCACGGCCAGGGTGTCGCTGTTGAAAGGGCGCAGCACGATGGTCGCCGGAAGCTCCTTCATGACATCGACGAACACCAGCAGCAGCGCCGCCAGCACCGAGCGCTTGAGCAGCGGCGCGTGCACCCGCGAGAGCAGCCCCCAGCCACTGCTGCCGAGCATCCGCGCGCTGTCATCCAGGCTCGTCGGAATGCGCGCATAGCCGCTTTGCACCGACTGCAGCGCGACGGCGCAAAAACGCACCAGGTAGGCCCAGACGATGCCCGCCGCCGTGGTGGTGACGAGCGCGCCCAACCCCCAGTCGGGCCGCCAGGCCTGCAGCCAGCCCACCGGCAGCAGCAGGCCGACGACGACCACCGCCCCCGGCACGGCGTAGCCTATGCTCGCCAGGCGCACCACGGCGCGGGTTGCCGGATCGGGGCGGCGGCGCACGGCGTAGGCCAGCGCCAGGGCCACGGCCACGGCCAGCACGGCGGTGATGGCACCCAGGCGCACGCTGCTGCCGGCCCATTGCACAAAGCGCTCCCAGGGCAGCACCGACCAATCGGCTGCCAATGGCCGCAGCATGAAGGCCACCGGGGCAACGAAGCCCAGCAGCACCGGCAGCAGGCACAGCGCCCAGGCAGCGGCGCAGCGCCCGCCCGTGAGCTGCTGCGGCTGCGCCTCGGCCGCACCGGCGCGGCCGACGCTGCTGGCGGCAAAGCGCATCCGCCGCTGCGCCCGGCTCTCCAGCCACAGCAGCAGCAGCACCAGGGCGAGCAAGATGGTGGCCAGCTGCGCGGCGGCAATGCGGTCGTCCATGGACAGCCAGGCTTTGTAGATGCCGGTGGTGAAGGTCTGGATGCCGAAGTAGCTGACGACGCCGAAATCCGCCAGCGTCTCCATCAGCACCAGGGCCACGCCCGCTGCCACCGCCGGGCGCGCCAGCGGCAGCGCCACCTGCAGCACGCGCCGGTGCAGCGGCGCACCCATGAGGCGCGCGGCCTCCATCAGGTGTGCTGCGCGCTCGCCCAGCGCCGTGCGCGCCAGCAGGTACACATAGGGGTAAAGGGCAAAGATGAAGACCCAGACCGCGCCGCCCAGGCTGCGCACTTCAGGCAGCAGCCGGCCTTCGAGGCCGAAGCTGGCGCGCAGCCAGACCTGCAGCGGGCCGCTGAACTGCAAAAAATCGGTGTAGGCATAGGCCGTGACGTAGGCCGGCATGGCCAGGGGCAGCAGCAGCAGCCATTCCATCTGCCGGCGGCCTGGAAAATCAAACAGCGTCACGGCCGCTGCGGTAGCCATGCCGACGGCTGCCGCACCGAGCGCCACCCACAGCCCGAGCCAGAGCGTGGTCCAGAAATACCCCGGCAGCACCGTTGCCGCCATCTCGCGCAAGATGGCCAGGGCCTGCGCGCCCTCCTGCCCCGACGGCAGCCAGGCGCCAAACAACGCCAGCACGGGCAGCGACAACAAGCCCGCCAGCAAAAGCAGCGGCAGGGTACGAAAAGCAGCAGGTGGAGTGTGCAAAACAAAAACAGCCAGGTTGCCAAACGATCAGGACAACAGGCTGCCCCATGAGAATGCGAATTTTAAGCATTTGCGCCCGCCTACAATTTGGCCCATGTTCTTAAGCGTTTCCCAATTGAGCGTGGCCTACGCCGGACGCTCGCGTGCGGCGGTGGCCGGTGTCA
This DNA window, taken from Acidovorax sp. HDW3, encodes the following:
- a CDS encoding iron ABC transporter permease; translation: MHTPPAAFRTLPLLLLAGLLSLPVLALFGAWLPSGQEGAQALAILREMAATVLPGYFWTTLWLGLWVALGAAAVGMATAAAVTLFDFPGRRQMEWLLLLPLAMPAYVTAYAYTDFLQFSGPLQVWLRASFGLEGRLLPEVRSLGGAVWVFIFALYPYVYLLARTALGERAAHLMEAARLMGAPLHRRVLQVALPLARPAVAAGVALVLMETLADFGVVSYFGIQTFTTGIYKAWLSMDDRIAAAQLATILLALVLLLLWLESRAQRRMRFAASSVGRAGAAEAQPQQLTGGRCAAAWALCLLPVLLGFVAPVAFMLRPLAADWSVLPWERFVQWAGSSVRLGAITAVLAVAVALALAYAVRRRPDPATRAVVRLASIGYAVPGAVVVVGLLLPVGWLQAWRPDWGLGALVTTTAAGIVWAYLVRFCAVALQSVQSGYARIPTSLDDSARMLGSSGWGLLSRVHAPLLKRSVLAALLLVFVDVMKELPATIVLRPFNSDTLAVVAYQLARDERLGEAALPSLALVAVGLVPVILLSRTLRAR